A stretch of Desulfobacter hydrogenophilus DNA encodes these proteins:
- a CDS encoding type IV pilus modification PilV family protein: MTIASETSCQPGNDGGCRGQRGFTLIEVIVAMTIIATVMVALFRMQSGTINLAGADDFQTTARYLAAKALAQIELSIDDPELKGEFDQAFKGYAWQCEVTDVNANFSDIMPNLADKVGTLKKIDLTITREHGDRSYHVETFRYAPAS, from the coding sequence ATGACGATTGCATCTGAAACAAGCTGTCAACCCGGGAATGATGGCGGCTGCCGGGGGCAGCGTGGCTTTACCCTGATCGAGGTGATCGTGGCCATGACCATTATTGCAACGGTGATGGTAGCGCTGTTTAGAATGCAGTCCGGAACCATCAATCTTGCCGGGGCCGATGATTTTCAGACAACAGCCCGGTATCTTGCTGCCAAGGCCCTTGCCCAAATAGAGTTGTCCATAGATGACCCGGAGTTGAAAGGTGAGTTTGACCAGGCGTTTAAAGGGTATGCCTGGCAGTGCGAGGTGACGGATGTAAACGCCAACTTCTCTGATATCATGCCGAATTTGGCCGATAAGGTCGGCACATTGAAAAAAATTGATCTGACAATAACACGGGAGCACGGGGATCGGTCCTATCATGTTGAAACATTCAGGTATGCCCCTGCAAGTTAG
- a CDS encoding J domain-containing protein, giving the protein MPKDYYFVLGTASDTTLDEIRNAYRQLVKEFHPDRYGDNHSPFLAVQEVYSILSDPIKRQIHDLEVLSQKKVEIHVWGKYKIRPKGTR; this is encoded by the coding sequence ATGCCAAAAGACTATTACTTTGTTTTAGGAACCGCTTCAGATACAACACTGGATGAGATCAGAAACGCATACAGGCAACTTGTTAAAGAGTTCCATCCAGACCGTTATGGGGATAACCATTCTCCGTTTCTTGCAGTCCAGGAGGTATATTCCATACTTTCAGATCCAATTAAACGACAGATACATGATCTTGAAGTCCTGAGTCAAAAAAAAGTTGAGATCCACGTATGGGGAAAGTATAAGATCCGGCCCAAGGGAACACGTTGA
- a CDS encoding YbaB/EbfC family nucleoid-associated protein, whose product MKNMNSMMKQAQKLQKKMLEAQQDLATKTVEASSGGGMVKVVANGAQKIESIVLEKEVVDPEDIEMLQDLVLAAVNDALKKSQEMVSTEMGKLTGGMNIPGM is encoded by the coding sequence ATGAAAAACATGAATAGTATGATGAAACAGGCCCAGAAACTTCAGAAAAAAATGCTGGAGGCCCAGCAGGATCTGGCAACCAAAACCGTTGAAGCCAGTTCAGGCGGTGGTATGGTAAAAGTGGTGGCCAATGGGGCTCAGAAAATTGAGTCCATTGTTCTTGAAAAAGAGGTGGTTGATCCCGAAGATATTGAAATGCTGCAGGATCTTGTGCTTGCCGCAGTGAATGACGCCTTAAAAAAATCCCAGGAGATGGTCTCCACTGAAATGGGAAAACTGACCGGTGGCATGAATATCCCAGGCATGTAA
- a CDS encoding YkgJ family cysteine cluster protein, which translates to MLTPEDIFDCKLCGECCKGFGGTYVDEKDIRKICNYIQADPDTFVENYCDMSGSRPVLTRGENGSCIFFDPQKQCTIHPVKPYMCRAWPFIKALINHPENWDIMANSCPGMKKGVPPGDISRIAIMEKEKLDRAFKR; encoded by the coding sequence ATGCTGACACCAGAAGATATTTTTGACTGTAAATTATGCGGCGAGTGCTGCAAAGGATTTGGCGGCACCTATGTGGATGAAAAGGACATCAGAAAAATCTGCAATTATATCCAAGCAGATCCTGACACCTTTGTGGAAAATTATTGTGATATGTCCGGATCAAGGCCGGTGCTGACACGGGGAGAGAACGGGAGCTGTATTTTCTTTGACCCCCAAAAGCAGTGTACCATCCATCCGGTTAAACCATATATGTGCAGGGCCTGGCCCTTCATAAAAGCCCTGATTAACCATCCGGAAAACTGGGATATCATGGCAAACTCCTGCCCAGGTATGAAAAAAGGCGTCCCACCCGGGGATATTTCACGCATAGCTATCATGGAAAAAGAAAAACTTGATCGGGCTTTCAAGCGTTAG
- the gspG gene encoding type II secretion system major pseudopilin GspG: MKRIKQVCIKFIRQYSRQVENQAGFSFIELMVVVIILGILAGTIVPRYMDKADKAKIVKAQVDIAAIETSLKMYKLDNGFYPTTEQGLLALIEKPATDPVPRSWNDNGYFEKKRVPKDPWGTEYVYLCPGVHGTFDLISYGADSESGGEGINADITNWEVQE, encoded by the coding sequence ATGAAAAGGATCAAACAGGTGTGCATAAAATTTATCAGGCAGTACAGCAGGCAGGTTGAAAATCAGGCAGGCTTTTCTTTTATTGAACTGATGGTGGTTGTCATAATCCTTGGGATTCTGGCCGGCACCATTGTGCCAAGGTATATGGATAAGGCAGACAAGGCAAAAATCGTAAAAGCCCAGGTGGACATTGCTGCCATTGAAACCAGCCTGAAAATGTATAAACTGGACAATGGGTTTTATCCCACAACGGAACAGGGCCTTTTGGCACTGATCGAAAAGCCGGCCACCGATCCTGTCCCCCGCAGCTGGAATGATAACGGGTATTTTGAAAAGAAAAGAGTGCCCAAAGATCCTTGGGGCACCGAGTATGTCTACCTGTGTCCCGGTGTCCACGGCACGTTTGACCTGATTTCATATGGTGCGGACTCAGAATCGGGAGGGGAGGGGATCAATGCGGACATCACCAACTGGGAAGTGCAGGAATAA
- a CDS encoding general secretion pathway protein GspK, with protein MKLPWCYRYRGRPVDNIYRNQKGVALIATIAVVAILCVVALEAGRLAKQAASGTIIENDMFAAREMAMSGIHLAMMILAMDAADNEIDSIQEPWANPEQIDQAVAAMGLEPADLSLKISDEMGKLQLNALLKQFPGNEPNDAQMVVLERFLTLAVPEDKPEEAGSAVEIVNALKDWLDSKDDDAITGLTGAESNYYESLDVPYTCANGPFMHISELFLVKGVVDAMLSSAYISQGMDESLQADVTDMFTVYGLLQDQDSKENRFSFSGTVNINTAPVAVLAAILPEGRDANAQDLADYRSDKASLGQEYTHILESGWFENVIALSDNEKKIFEKVITYSSHVFSVTCTAKKNDYQVTLHAVIKREKQDMTGKWSCRILQMERV; from the coding sequence ATGAAACTGCCGTGGTGTTACCGGTACAGGGGCAGACCGGTGGATAATATTTACAGAAATCAAAAGGGTGTGGCACTGATTGCCACCATTGCTGTGGTTGCCATTCTCTGCGTGGTGGCGCTGGAGGCCGGACGTCTTGCAAAGCAGGCGGCTTCTGGGACCATCATTGAGAACGATATGTTTGCAGCCCGGGAAATGGCCATGTCCGGCATCCACCTGGCCATGATGATTCTGGCTATGGACGCAGCTGACAACGAGATCGATTCCATCCAGGAACCATGGGCGAATCCGGAACAGATTGACCAGGCTGTGGCTGCCATGGGCCTGGAGCCGGCAGATTTATCCTTAAAAATTTCCGATGAAATGGGAAAATTACAGTTAAATGCATTGCTCAAACAATTTCCCGGCAATGAACCCAATGATGCCCAGATGGTGGTACTGGAACGGTTTTTAACCCTGGCAGTCCCGGAAGACAAGCCCGAAGAGGCCGGTAGCGCCGTTGAAATTGTTAATGCGCTTAAAGACTGGCTTGACTCCAAGGACGATGATGCCATAACGGGGTTGACAGGTGCCGAGTCAAATTATTACGAATCCCTGGATGTGCCTTATACCTGTGCCAATGGTCCCTTTATGCATATTAGTGAGTTGTTTCTTGTCAAAGGGGTTGTTGACGCAATGTTATCCTCGGCATATATCAGTCAGGGTATGGATGAATCGCTTCAGGCGGATGTAACGGATATGTTCACCGTATACGGCCTTTTACAAGACCAGGATTCAAAAGAGAATCGGTTTTCATTTTCAGGCACAGTAAATATAAATACGGCCCCTGTGGCGGTGCTTGCAGCGATTTTGCCCGAGGGCCGGGACGCAAATGCCCAAGACCTTGCCGACTATCGGTCTGACAAGGCAAGCTTAGGCCAGGAATATACCCATATCCTTGAATCCGGGTGGTTTGAGAATGTTATTGCCCTAAGCGATAATGAAAAAAAAATATTTGAAAAGGTGATTACCTATTCAAGTCATGTTTTCAGTGTAACCTGTACCGCAAAAAAAAATGATTATCAAGTAACCTTGCACGCTGTAATTAAACGGGAAAAACAGGATATGACAGGCAAATGGTCCTGCCGGATTCTTCAAATGGAAAGGGTGTAG
- a CDS encoding PilN domain-containing protein, translating into MADPLLILRENRTGLDAWLVNGRGKSQPVQALGRVVYEDLETVGEDHTLFDAGLVSVIQAIDPAIKKDSAVQVMLLLPAGRFYFRNISLPFTSRAKIRQVLPLELKTRFPKEMGPVVTDFFQYELKTQQSTPLVFSGSIEEDILKSYHASLTAAGLKPVAIAPGSLAMVASFLKQNKDKTNFVFLDMDGCELALILVAQGNIVQVRTLAGEAASQLPIQAIRQMLLGVWQRFGVTEPFNIYISGELDESARKGMHKALADFFKFQSDFTGQDAWEPELPESITGSAFVDVSRNIVLLSPDLRMLNMCRGKYGSDSFIRAYAGYIASCCALALLAFILFMVNIHMDISRLEKQVDQHNQAMAAIYKKAFPDKRIGNIDPLLLMQASVGELTRGGSANADAENLDRVPAGSILVELSRCIPGAVDVQVDRLMLDKRRMILSGSADNYNTIDQVKGFIEKSPFFKKVNIGSAVAGKGGKRVDFKFIIEI; encoded by the coding sequence ATGGCAGACCCCCTTTTGATCCTCCGGGAAAATCGCACAGGGCTTGATGCCTGGCTGGTGAATGGACGCGGTAAATCCCAACCGGTTCAGGCGTTGGGCCGTGTGGTCTATGAAGATCTGGAAACGGTTGGGGAAGATCATACCCTGTTTGATGCGGGGCTGGTATCTGTTATCCAGGCCATTGACCCGGCCATTAAAAAGGACAGCGCGGTCCAGGTCATGCTCCTTTTGCCGGCCGGCAGGTTTTATTTTCGAAATATCAGCTTGCCCTTTACATCCCGGGCAAAAATTCGGCAGGTTCTGCCCTTGGAACTTAAAACCCGTTTTCCAAAGGAAATGGGTCCTGTCGTGACTGATTTTTTTCAGTATGAACTGAAAACACAACAGTCGACCCCTCTGGTATTTTCCGGATCCATTGAGGAAGATATACTTAAGTCTTACCATGCAAGCCTTACGGCAGCAGGGCTTAAACCCGTGGCCATTGCGCCCGGATCCCTGGCCATGGTTGCCTCTTTTCTTAAACAGAACAAAGACAAGACAAATTTTGTTTTCCTGGACATGGATGGATGCGAGCTGGCTTTGATTCTGGTGGCCCAGGGCAATATTGTGCAGGTTCGCACCCTTGCCGGGGAGGCGGCTTCTCAACTGCCGATTCAGGCAATCAGGCAGATGTTGTTAGGCGTCTGGCAGCGTTTCGGTGTAACAGAGCCCTTTAATATTTATATTTCCGGGGAGTTGGATGAATCTGCCCGAAAAGGGATGCATAAGGCCCTTGCCGATTTTTTTAAGTTTCAGTCTGATTTTACCGGCCAGGATGCTTGGGAACCCGAACTGCCCGAATCAATCACCGGATCGGCCTTTGTGGATGTATCCCGGAATATTGTATTGCTTTCCCCGGACCTTAGGATGCTGAACATGTGCCGGGGCAAGTACGGCTCAGATTCATTTATCCGGGCATATGCGGGATATATCGCAAGCTGCTGTGCCCTGGCCCTGCTTGCCTTTATTTTATTCATGGTCAATATTCATATGGACATATCACGGTTGGAAAAACAGGTTGATCAGCACAACCAAGCCATGGCCGCCATTTATAAAAAGGCATTTCCGGATAAAAGAATAGGAAACATTGATCCTTTGCTGCTCATGCAGGCAAGTGTCGGGGAATTGACCCGGGGCGGCTCTGCAAATGCCGACGCTGAAAACTTAGACCGTGTGCCGGCCGGCAGTATCCTGGTCGAGCTCTCCCGTTGTATTCCTGGCGCTGTGGATGTTCAGGTGGACCGGCTGATGCTGGATAAGAGGCGGATGATTCTGTCCGGATCTGCGGATAATTATAATACCATTGATCAGGTAAAGGGCTTCATTGAAAAGTCGCCGTTTTTCAAAAAGGTGAATATCGGCAGTGCCGTGGCAGGCAAGGGCGGCAAGCGGGTGGATTTTAAATTCATTATTGAGATCTGA
- a CDS encoding prepilin-type N-terminal cleavage/methylation domain-containing protein gives MLKHSGMPLQVSRTDYGFTLMELMVALVIFSFVMVMLFSSFNSFISTGQSIAHGVDYNERARDAFRRILDDLTNLYVPESRIISVQNSLDGQDVDTFQMTGSESSVGTETFSTLEFVCLSGLQTGRRRPSSVVRVTYYVRKNSRELFDLCRAERPIGSDRDTDPCLDPVLAENITRFTIDFVDAKLNEHQDWDGDKDTNTDRDGVSLPCVLNIGLTLKSENKEKIYETAVVLPVQGQTGG, from the coding sequence ATGTTGAAACATTCAGGTATGCCCCTGCAAGTTAGCCGAACAGACTACGGATTCACCTTGATGGAACTGATGGTGGCCCTTGTTATTTTTTCATTTGTTATGGTAATGCTGTTTTCATCTTTTAATTCATTCATATCCACAGGGCAGTCCATTGCACACGGTGTTGACTATAATGAACGGGCCAGAGATGCATTCAGAAGAATTCTGGATGATCTGACCAATCTGTACGTGCCGGAATCCAGGATAATAAGCGTTCAGAACAGTCTCGATGGTCAGGATGTGGATACTTTCCAGATGACCGGCAGTGAAAGCAGCGTAGGTACAGAGACCTTTTCCACCCTTGAATTTGTCTGCCTTTCAGGCCTTCAGACAGGCCGCCGCAGGCCGTCCAGTGTAGTCCGTGTAACCTATTACGTTCGAAAAAACAGCCGGGAATTGTTTGATCTTTGTCGAGCTGAACGTCCCATTGGCAGTGATCGGGATACAGACCCGTGCTTAGATCCGGTCCTTGCAGAAAATATTACCCGATTTACCATTGATTTCGTTGATGCAAAGCTCAATGAGCACCAGGACTGGGATGGGGATAAGGATACGAATACGGACCGTGATGGGGTGTCCCTGCCTTGTGTATTGAACATCGGGTTGACCCTGAAAAGTGAAAATAAAGAAAAAATATATGAAACTGCCGTGGTGTTACCGGTACAGGGGCAGACCGGTGGATAA
- a CDS encoding Hsp20/alpha crystallin family protein, protein MSDRKEDDAIEKTRDLRTAIPSVDIYENDNEILLYADMPGVKKEDLSINIDNGTLSLSGVRRFENKGVSRWEQFSDIEYARSFSVPQSIEVERVEAALKDGVLKLHLPKSEAAKPKMIKINAA, encoded by the coding sequence ATGAGTGACAGAAAAGAAGATGACGCCATCGAAAAAACCAGAGATCTAAGGACTGCCATCCCATCTGTTGATATTTATGAAAATGATAACGAAATTCTTCTGTATGCTGATATGCCTGGTGTAAAAAAGGAAGATCTCTCAATAAATATCGACAATGGGACCCTTTCCCTTTCCGGTGTTCGTCGGTTTGAAAACAAAGGGGTTTCCAGATGGGAACAGTTTTCTGATATAGAATATGCCAGAAGTTTCTCCGTGCCCCAGAGCATTGAAGTCGAACGGGTGGAAGCAGCGCTCAAAGATGGTGTACTCAAATTGCATCTGCCCAAATCTGAAGCAGCCAAACCCAAAATGATCAAAATAAACGCCGCATAA
- a CDS encoding Hsp20/alpha crystallin family protein encodes MFTKLSDIDRRFRTMDLFRNKIDRLLSDYDRSYLYNPASTLRSNSLKTNLLESGDRFEVQVEVPGISKDDLNIKIQGNYLEISGKRSVETPEGYKKHRNERGSSTFSRSFTLPNDIDAEKVEAALKDGILYLTLPKLETAKPKQITIS; translated from the coding sequence ATGTTTACAAAACTAAGTGACATCGACAGAAGGTTCAGGACCATGGATCTGTTCCGAAACAAAATAGACAGACTTTTGAGTGATTATGACAGGTCATACCTTTATAATCCTGCTTCCACACTTAGATCTAATTCACTAAAAACCAACCTTCTGGAAAGCGGTGATAGATTTGAAGTCCAGGTCGAAGTGCCCGGTATCTCAAAAGATGACCTGAATATCAAAATCCAGGGCAATTATCTTGAAATTAGCGGCAAACGTTCTGTGGAGACCCCGGAAGGGTACAAAAAGCACAGAAATGAAAGAGGCAGCAGCACATTTTCACGCAGCTTTACTTTGCCGAATGACATTGATGCTGAAAAGGTGGAGGCCGCGCTTAAGGACGGCATTCTGTACTTGACACTACCAAAGTTAGAAACTGCAAAACCCAAGCAGATCACAATCAGTTAA
- the recR gene encoding recombination mediator RecR, whose protein sequence is MNHYPEAIVKLIHSLSTLPGIGKKTAERLALHILHAPDHEAASLAANIIELKKSVRLCASCFALTDRETCQICADPGRDKGMICVVENPTDMAAIEKSGGFSGVYHILGGALSPIDGIGPKDIRLAELFRRARGKDVRELILATRTNVEGEATAAYIRGKLATTKIKITRIASGIPMGGDLQYVDPLTMQKAMEKRYGI, encoded by the coding sequence GTGAACCATTATCCTGAAGCCATTGTCAAGCTGATCCATTCGCTTTCCACCCTGCCGGGAATAGGAAAAAAAACAGCGGAACGTCTGGCCCTTCATATTCTTCATGCCCCGGACCATGAAGCCGCGTCTCTGGCCGCAAATATCATTGAACTGAAAAAAAGCGTCCGGCTATGCGCATCCTGCTTTGCGCTCACTGACCGGGAAACCTGCCAAATCTGTGCAGACCCCGGCCGTGATAAAGGCATGATCTGCGTGGTGGAGAACCCCACAGACATGGCTGCCATTGAAAAGTCAGGGGGCTTTTCAGGTGTGTACCACATCCTTGGCGGTGCCCTGTCCCCCATTGACGGCATCGGCCCCAAAGACATTCGCCTGGCCGAACTGTTCAGGCGGGCCCGGGGCAAGGACGTCAGAGAGCTGATCCTTGCCACCCGCACCAATGTGGAAGGAGAAGCTACGGCTGCCTATATCCGGGGCAAACTGGCTACAACAAAAATTAAAATCACCCGAATTGCATCGGGCATACCCATGGGGGGGGACCTTCAGTATGTGGACCCCTTAACTATGCAGAAAGCCATGGAAAAACGTTACGGAATCTGA
- a CDS encoding Hsp20/alpha crystallin family protein, producing the protein MDIKKIAPWNWFKKETGDNGHTIPEKYNKDKENRYSTRSLNVLHDEMDRLSDNFFSGLGLFPSFSRSGMLEEITGNVLKPSLDLSATDKEYTVSLEIPGVNKKDVNLELIHDTLIIRGEKKQKKEEKKKNCYRLERSYGSFQRTLSLPEDANRDNIKADFKNGVLNITIPRMELASGTESKQIEIKNT; encoded by the coding sequence ATGGATATTAAAAAGATAGCACCATGGAATTGGTTTAAAAAAGAAACCGGAGATAATGGACATACCATTCCTGAAAAGTACAATAAAGATAAAGAGAACAGGTATTCAACACGCTCATTAAATGTTTTGCACGATGAAATGGACCGGTTATCTGATAATTTTTTCAGCGGTTTAGGCTTGTTTCCATCATTTTCCAGGTCAGGAATGCTTGAAGAAATAACCGGGAATGTATTAAAACCCAGTCTTGATCTAAGTGCAACTGATAAAGAATACACGGTTTCCTTAGAGATACCAGGCGTCAATAAAAAAGATGTAAACCTTGAGCTTATTCATGACACCTTGATTATTCGGGGAGAGAAAAAACAAAAAAAAGAAGAGAAAAAGAAAAATTGTTACCGACTCGAAAGATCCTATGGATCATTTCAACGCACTTTATCGCTGCCGGAAGATGCCAACAGGGACAATATAAAAGCTGATTTTAAAAATGGTGTATTGAACATCACGATCCCCAGAATGGAGCTTGCTTCTGGAACCGAATCTAAACAGATAGAAATTAAAAATACCTAA
- a CDS encoding Hsp20/alpha crystallin family protein translates to MFTRFGDIDRLFGTMNLLQRKLDNLYGAYGRPSGYKWELESAVPKTNLYEHGDNFEIKAEVPGLEKNNLNVKIQGNYLEISGERRSDAPEGYKTHKTERGVGSFSRSFTLPADVDSTKVKATLKDGVLYLTLPKHEAAKPKKISIN, encoded by the coding sequence ATGTTTACAAGATTTGGTGATATAGACAGATTATTCGGCACCATGAATCTCCTTCAAAGGAAACTGGACAATCTTTATGGCGCTTATGGGAGACCATCCGGTTACAAATGGGAATTAGAATCAGCTGTTCCCAAGACAAATCTCTATGAACACGGAGACAATTTTGAAATCAAAGCCGAAGTTCCAGGACTTGAAAAGAATAACTTGAATGTAAAGATCCAGGGGAATTATCTTGAAATCAGCGGAGAAAGGCGATCAGATGCTCCCGAAGGGTATAAAACCCATAAAACTGAAAGAGGCGTTGGATCTTTTTCCAGAAGCTTTACACTGCCTGCAGATGTTGACTCAACCAAAGTTAAAGCCACGCTTAAAGACGGTGTGCTTTATCTTACACTTCCCAAGCATGAGGCCGCAAAACCCAAAAAAATAAGCATAAATTAA
- the dnaX gene encoding DNA polymerase III subunit gamma/tau — MSYQVLALKYRPQTFSEVVGQDHVTTTLTNAISGNRVPHALLLAGPRGTGKTTIARIMAKAMTCQTGPTPSPCNECRICKDIINGHCADVFEIDGASNNSVEQIRELRDNVAYMPSTARYKIYIIDEVHMLSVAAFNALLKTLEEPPEHVLFIFATTEVHKIPATILSRCQRHDLSRIALDKICAHLENLCRKEDYTVEKEGLELIALEADGSIRDGLSLLDRILSAGPEKEIDRQMIAQRLRGTDRRVLFSISSAVLERNGAQLIDLVSKINDSGMDLKEFYSGIIAQFRNLNIIRLCGKDSPVLNMIETEKLELDRMCKNFPSAYLGMLLDLLLKEESIVRFASHTQTAVEMVLLKMIQIEPETRLDEIITKVDLLARQMENRLDQTNVDSPPTQYETPALTTARPAEQPPDHKPTETPPLAEPRPMPIPEPPPYEPEREQTPSDIPDYSPDSSDSPGSAPPVEQVKEQQRPATWTQFMDVLQQEHPFIFGLFSKGQANTSALDKVIVTLASCSGFEKSRLDAKSKALAELGQKHLGKFIEVSIENNGGPADETCRQQASLQKAEQAAAGHPMVQHAVRLFDADII; from the coding sequence ATGTCTTACCAGGTTCTGGCATTAAAATACCGGCCCCAAACATTTTCAGAAGTTGTTGGACAGGATCATGTTACCACCACCCTGACCAACGCAATTTCCGGAAACAGGGTCCCCCACGCCCTTCTGCTGGCAGGCCCCAGGGGTACCGGCAAAACCACCATTGCCCGCATCATGGCCAAGGCCATGACATGTCAGACCGGGCCGACCCCTTCTCCGTGCAACGAATGCAGAATCTGCAAAGATATTATCAACGGTCATTGTGCAGATGTGTTTGAAATTGACGGTGCCTCCAACAACAGCGTGGAGCAAATCCGTGAGCTAAGGGACAATGTGGCCTACATGCCCTCTACCGCCAGGTACAAAATCTATATCATTGATGAAGTCCACATGCTTTCGGTGGCGGCCTTTAATGCCCTGCTCAAGACTTTAGAAGAGCCCCCGGAGCATGTTCTTTTCATCTTTGCCACTACGGAAGTCCATAAAATTCCGGCCACCATCCTGTCCCGGTGCCAACGCCATGACCTGTCTCGAATTGCCTTAGACAAAATCTGCGCCCACTTAGAGAATCTGTGCCGGAAAGAAGACTATACGGTTGAAAAAGAAGGACTGGAACTGATTGCGTTAGAAGCGGACGGTTCCATCAGGGATGGCTTAAGCCTTTTGGACAGAATTCTTTCAGCCGGGCCTGAAAAAGAAATTGACCGGCAAATGATTGCCCAAAGGCTTCGAGGCACAGATCGAAGAGTTCTTTTTTCCATCTCTTCGGCCGTATTGGAAAGAAACGGGGCGCAACTCATTGATCTTGTCAGCAAAATCAATGATTCCGGTATGGACTTGAAGGAATTTTATTCCGGTATCATTGCCCAGTTCAGGAATCTGAACATCATCCGGCTGTGCGGAAAAGACAGCCCTGTGCTCAATATGATTGAAACCGAAAAACTTGAGCTTGACCGGATGTGCAAAAATTTTCCGTCTGCCTATCTTGGTATGCTGCTGGATCTTCTTTTAAAAGAGGAGAGCATTGTGCGCTTTGCATCCCACACCCAGACCGCCGTAGAGATGGTATTGCTCAAAATGATCCAGATTGAACCTGAAACCCGGCTTGATGAAATCATCACTAAAGTGGATCTATTAGCGCGTCAAATGGAGAATCGCCTTGACCAAACCAATGTTGATTCACCGCCAACGCAATATGAGACTCCGGCCCTGACAACGGCACGGCCTGCAGAACAGCCCCCCGATCACAAGCCCACCGAAACACCGCCTTTAGCAGAACCCCGGCCGATGCCGATACCGGAGCCCCCACCCTATGAACCGGAACGGGAGCAGACACCGTCTGATATCCCAGACTATTCACCTGATTCATCCGATTCTCCCGGGTCTGCCCCCCCTGTGGAGCAGGTGAAAGAGCAACAGAGGCCTGCAACCTGGACGCAGTTCATGGATGTACTTCAACAAGAGCATCCCTTTATTTTCGGTTTATTTTCCAAGGGCCAGGCAAACACATCTGCCCTGGACAAAGTGATTGTAACCCTTGCATCCTGCTCCGGGTTTGAAAAATCCAGGCTCGACGCCAAAAGCAAAGCGCTGGCGGAACTGGGTCAAAAACATTTAGGTAAATTCATTGAGGTAAGCATAGAAAACAACGGCGGTCCGGCAGATGAGACTTGCCGGCAGCAGGCGTCCCTACAAAAGGCGGAACAAGCTGCGGCAGGCCACCCCATGGTCCAGCACGCGGTACGTTTATTTGACGCAGATATCATATAA
- a CDS encoding pilus assembly FimT family protein, producing the protein MGRSGLSPLQTEPTTKYESRLTTCWNFYINHSGFTFVELMVVVGIFTIILLFSIPLFRQIHLTSNASDNVSGLILFLEKLKLRAMVENKNLTLYMDSGSGKICVTDDTMDEDARQVALNNGVSLNGDLKLRNLEFPDDDTRADDDKSICFFSKGYSDRVLIHVREASREMTIQICMFQKKVHLIDGYVSYDDCI; encoded by the coding sequence ATGGGTAGGTCCGGTCTATCACCCCTCCAGACTGAACCCACAACAAAATATGAAAGTCGTTTAACAACCTGTTGGAACTTTTATATAAATCATTCCGGCTTCACCTTTGTTGAACTGATGGTGGTGGTGGGTATTTTTACAATTATTCTATTGTTTTCAATTCCATTGTTCAGGCAGATTCATTTAACTTCAAACGCCTCTGATAACGTATCCGGCCTGATTCTTTTTCTGGAGAAATTAAAGCTTCGGGCCATGGTGGAAAATAAAAATCTTACCCTATATATGGATTCGGGTTCCGGAAAAATTTGTGTGACGGATGATACAATGGATGAGGATGCCCGGCAGGTTGCCCTGAATAATGGCGTATCACTGAACGGTGATCTGAAATTGCGTAATCTGGAATTCCCGGATGACGATACCAGGGCCGATGATGACAAAAGCATCTGCTTCTTCAGCAAAGGATATTCTGATCGGGTCCTGATTCATGTCCGGGAAGCGAGTCGGGAGATGACCATTCAAATCTGCATGTTCCAGAAAAAAGTTCACCTGATTGATGGATATGTCTCCTATGACGATTGCATCTGA